In the genome of Pontibacillus halophilus JSM 076056 = DSM 19796, one region contains:
- a CDS encoding solute:sodium symporter family transporter yields MNLFTVGSFLFFTSFVAVISYFLTRKEKLDTQDGYFLGGRNLGAWVIAGSLMLTNLSTEQLVGLNAQGYSDTIAVMGWEVGAAISLVIVAFFLLPRYLKGGITTIPDFLEERYDFGTKQIVTILFLFGYVFNLLPPILYSGAVALNGVFNIPEVLGIGRTASIWVTVFGIGTIGAIYAIFGGLKAVAVSDTINGVGLLIGGLMIPIIGLFALGDGSFTNGFQIIVENSPEKLNSVGDSSSPVPFGTMFTGMLLVNLFYWGTAQHIMQRAISAKNLKEGQKGVLIAAFLKLLGPVFLILPGIIAYNMFGPGIEPTDAYPMLVQEVLPKPLVGFFAAVLFGAILSSFNSALNSSVTLIALNIYKPYFNPNAPDHVVVRKGKYVGIVLALFAMCIAPLIDKVPQGFFQYLQIVNGFYNVPIFTILIVGYLTKRVPAIAAKVSLFVFISVYATTQLIWDTGVHFLHILGILFVVCTTMMLIIGRIAPRDTAYILEEKAKVDMTPWKLVYPVGIGITAAMILIYVLLSPVGII; encoded by the coding sequence ATGAATTTATTCACTGTGGGTTCATTTCTATTCTTTACTTCATTTGTTGCAGTAATCTCGTATTTCTTAACTCGCAAAGAAAAACTAGATACACAGGATGGGTACTTTTTAGGTGGGAGAAACTTAGGAGCGTGGGTCATTGCAGGCTCGCTCATGTTAACAAACTTGTCTACTGAACAGTTAGTTGGACTGAATGCGCAAGGCTATTCAGATACGATTGCTGTGATGGGATGGGAAGTAGGCGCAGCCATCTCGCTTGTTATTGTCGCATTTTTCTTACTGCCTCGTTATTTAAAGGGTGGTATTACGACAATTCCAGATTTCCTTGAGGAACGCTATGATTTCGGAACGAAGCAAATCGTAACGATTCTATTCCTATTTGGATATGTATTTAATTTATTGCCACCCATTTTGTATTCTGGTGCTGTTGCGTTAAATGGGGTATTTAATATTCCAGAAGTGCTTGGAATCGGGCGAACGGCTAGTATTTGGGTAACGGTATTTGGGATTGGTACGATTGGTGCCATCTATGCCATTTTCGGTGGATTGAAAGCGGTTGCGGTATCGGATACGATTAATGGTGTCGGATTGCTCATCGGAGGGTTAATGATCCCTATCATCGGATTGTTTGCGCTCGGGGACGGTTCATTTACGAATGGATTTCAGATTATCGTAGAGAATTCTCCTGAGAAGTTGAACTCAGTCGGTGACTCAAGCAGTCCCGTACCGTTTGGAACCATGTTTACAGGGATGCTTCTCGTGAACCTCTTCTACTGGGGTACCGCTCAACACATTATGCAACGTGCCATCTCTGCTAAGAACTTGAAAGAAGGACAAAAAGGTGTACTTATTGCAGCATTTCTTAAGTTGTTAGGACCTGTGTTCTTAATCCTTCCTGGGATTATCGCCTATAATATGTTTGGTCCAGGAATTGAGCCAACAGATGCATACCCGATGCTTGTACAAGAAGTGTTGCCAAAGCCATTAGTAGGGTTCTTTGCTGCTGTATTGTTTGGGGCAATCTTGTCGTCCTTTAACTCAGCATTAAATTCATCTGTTACACTAATCGCATTGAACATTTATAAGCCTTATTTCAACCCAAATGCTCCAGATCATGTGGTTGTACGTAAGGGAAAATATGTTGGGATTGTACTAGCGTTATTTGCTATGTGTATTGCACCACTAATCGACAAGGTTCCACAAGGTTTCTTCCAATACCTGCAAATTGTAAATGGGTTCTACAATGTTCCGATCTTTACCATTCTCATAGTAGGTTATCTGACGAAGCGGGTTCCGGCAATTGCAGCTAAGGTTTCATTATTCGTATTCATTTCAGTCTACGCAACCACTCAGCTGATTTGGGATACCGGAGTGCATTTCTTGCATATACTAGGCATTCTATTTGTTGTTTGTACAACGATGATGCTAATCATTGGGCGCATTGCACCTAGAGACACTGCCTACATATTGGAGGAGAAAGCTAAAGTCGACATGACTCCATGGAAATTGGTCTACCCTGTAGGGATTGGCATAACTGCCGCTATGATTCTCATTTACGTTCTCTTGTCGCCTGTCGGTATTATTTAA
- a CDS encoding AraC family transcriptional regulator has product MLKQSLQHGSYGYRFSDRNLQNLAQIWSLGWEEQTSSLYDWDGQNRRDTGKFIFQYTISGKGAIDINGDTHILTPGQGFIVNIPGNYRYYLPDDSNRWEFMYITLYGDVVKHYWNEIQKDIGYILHFQPDSEPVTYLLKLLQSATAKEISNAHQASGLAYQFTMNLVTYCTSLEKRLSQWPEEIVEASMFANNHYGEDIGPDDMAIASGMSRYHFTRQFKHYTNATPIQYLTDIRIKKAKELLLNTKYSAEDIAKLTGYKNANYFNKVFKKVTGTSPGKFRTEGQPSPPMGT; this is encoded by the coding sequence ATGTTGAAGCAATCTTTACAACACGGTTCCTATGGATACCGATTCTCTGATCGAAATCTGCAAAATCTTGCTCAAATTTGGTCACTAGGTTGGGAAGAACAAACCTCGTCCCTCTATGATTGGGATGGACAGAATCGCCGAGATACGGGCAAGTTTATTTTTCAATATACGATTTCAGGAAAAGGTGCCATAGACATCAACGGCGACACTCACATCCTCACTCCTGGACAGGGGTTTATTGTGAATATTCCTGGAAACTATCGATACTATCTTCCCGATGATAGCAATCGTTGGGAATTTATGTACATCACGCTCTATGGAGATGTTGTGAAGCATTATTGGAATGAAATCCAAAAAGATATCGGATACATCCTTCATTTCCAACCTGATTCAGAGCCAGTCACCTACCTGCTGAAGCTCCTACAATCAGCCACAGCCAAGGAAATCTCAAATGCGCATCAAGCATCTGGACTAGCTTATCAATTTACGATGAACCTCGTTACCTATTGTACTTCTCTAGAGAAACGCTTGTCGCAATGGCCCGAGGAGATTGTTGAAGCATCTATGTTTGCCAACAATCATTATGGAGAAGACATTGGCCCGGATGACATGGCGATTGCCTCTGGTATGTCTCGCTATCATTTCACAAGACAGTTTAAGCACTACACGAATGCAACACCTATTCAATACTTAACAGACATCCGAATCAAAAAGGCAAAAGAGCTTCTCCTCAATACGAAATACTCAGCTGAAGATATTGCCAAGCTAACAGGATACAAAAATGCGAATTACTTTAATAAAGTGTTTAAGAAAGTAACAGGAACTTCTCCAGGTAAATTTAGAACAGAAGGGCAACCTTCTCCTCCAATGGGAACGTAA
- a CDS encoding alpha-galactosidase — protein sequence MPITIAEQNKQFHLQGKDVSYIFHVMKNGHLGHLYYGKKIRDRDSFSHLAKEEHRVTSSYVYEDDPTFSLDLLKQEYPSYGTSDYREPAYQIEQQDGSRITDFTYHSHVVTKGKPPLEGLPAVYTEGDDEAETLTIKLVDTHLSIDLYLSYTVFHDRNVIIRSARFVNSGEGIQTLTRALSTSVEFPDANFEMAQLSGSWSRERHFEERPLVHGLHRIQSTRGTSSSQQNPFLMLKRPETTESLGEVYGFSLVYSGNFLGQVEVDQYDVTRVTMGINPFDFSWELHPGEAFQTPEVVMAYSDKGMTGLSHQYQNLYQKRLARGNWRDEERPILINNWEATYFDFDEEKLLGLARTAKAAGVELFVLDDGWFGKRNDDTTSLGDWFIDQEKLPKGLQSLSDQIHDLDMMFGLWFEPEMVSRESELFKEHPEWIIHVPERRSSTGRHQLVLDFSNQEVVDLLFERMSAIIREAHVDYVKWDMNRYMTEIGSCTLPASRQKEVAHRYILGVYDLYERLTHEFPDVLFESCASGGARFDPGMLYYAPQAWTSDNTDAIERLKIQYGTSFVYPISSMGAHVSAVPNHQVRRITSLKTRADVAYFGTFGYELDLTAMGEQELHQVANQISWYKDHRRVFQYGTFYRLKSPFAADGAATSWMSVSDDQSIAVVGHYQVLAKPNPGYDRLFVKGLDPDGEYEIEGREGTYYGDELMNAGIQLDSGYNGSQTGGIEETGDFVSTLFTLKRL from the coding sequence ATGCCAATTACGATTGCCGAACAGAATAAGCAGTTTCATCTACAAGGGAAAGATGTGAGCTATATCTTCCATGTAATGAAGAATGGACACCTTGGCCATCTCTACTATGGGAAGAAAATTCGAGACCGTGACAGCTTTAGCCACTTAGCTAAAGAAGAGCACCGCGTAACTTCCTCCTACGTGTATGAAGATGATCCAACATTCTCATTGGATTTACTTAAGCAGGAGTACCCTTCCTATGGGACTTCTGATTATCGAGAGCCTGCCTATCAAATTGAACAGCAAGATGGAAGTCGAATAACAGATTTTACGTATCATTCTCACGTTGTCACGAAAGGGAAACCTCCTTTAGAAGGGTTGCCTGCTGTCTATACTGAAGGCGACGATGAAGCTGAGACGTTAACCATTAAGCTTGTAGATACTCATCTATCCATAGATTTGTATTTATCATACACCGTATTTCATGATCGGAATGTGATTATTCGTTCAGCTAGATTTGTGAATAGCGGAGAGGGCATACAGACGCTTACGCGTGCCTTGAGTACTTCCGTTGAATTCCCGGATGCAAACTTTGAAATGGCCCAATTGTCTGGTTCATGGTCACGAGAGCGTCATTTCGAAGAACGCCCACTCGTTCACGGTCTCCATCGGATTCAGAGTACACGAGGAACAAGTAGTAGTCAGCAAAACCCATTTCTTATGTTGAAGCGTCCAGAGACAACGGAATCATTAGGTGAGGTTTATGGATTTAGCCTTGTGTACAGTGGCAATTTCCTAGGCCAAGTAGAGGTCGATCAATACGACGTAACACGCGTCACGATGGGAATCAACCCATTCGACTTTAGTTGGGAGCTTCATCCTGGAGAGGCTTTCCAAACGCCTGAAGTTGTGATGGCTTACTCCGACAAAGGGATGACAGGTCTTAGTCATCAATATCAGAACCTCTACCAGAAGCGATTGGCGAGAGGAAATTGGAGGGACGAAGAACGTCCGATTCTAATTAATAACTGGGAAGCCACGTACTTTGATTTCGATGAAGAGAAACTTCTAGGTCTTGCGCGAACAGCAAAGGCTGCAGGTGTCGAACTGTTTGTACTTGATGATGGATGGTTCGGGAAACGTAACGATGATACAACCTCTTTAGGAGATTGGTTTATCGACCAAGAGAAGCTGCCAAAGGGGCTGCAATCCTTATCGGATCAAATTCATGACCTTGATATGATGTTCGGATTATGGTTTGAGCCTGAGATGGTTTCAAGAGAAAGTGAATTGTTTAAGGAACATCCAGAGTGGATTATTCATGTGCCTGAAAGAAGATCTTCAACGGGGCGTCATCAGCTTGTGCTTGATTTCTCAAACCAAGAGGTGGTGGATTTACTCTTTGAGCGGATGAGTGCAATTATCCGAGAGGCACATGTAGATTATGTCAAGTGGGACATGAATCGGTATATGACTGAAATTGGATCATGTACATTGCCAGCATCACGTCAAAAAGAGGTCGCCCATCGCTACATCTTAGGGGTATATGACCTATATGAACGATTAACACATGAATTTCCTGACGTCTTATTTGAATCATGTGCAAGTGGTGGGGCTCGATTTGACCCAGGGATGTTGTATTACGCTCCACAGGCTTGGACTAGTGATAACACAGATGCCATCGAAAGACTTAAAATTCAATACGGAACTTCCTTTGTATATCCGATTAGTAGTATGGGGGCACATGTCTCTGCTGTTCCGAATCACCAGGTTAGAAGAATTACGAGTTTGAAGACGAGGGCGGATGTTGCCTATTTTGGTACATTTGGTTATGAACTCGACCTGACAGCGATGGGTGAGCAAGAGTTACACCAGGTTGCTAATCAAATATCATGGTATAAAGACCATCGTCGCGTGTTTCAATATGGAACTTTCTATCGACTAAAGAGCCCATTTGCGGCAGATGGAGCTGCTACGAGTTGGATGAGTGTGTCAGACGACCAATCCATTGCCGTGGTAGGACATTATCAGGTGCTCGCGAAACCAAATCCAGGTTACGACCGCCTCTTTGTTAAAGGGCTCGACCCGGATGGAGAATACGAAATTGAAGGAAGAGAAGGAACCTACTACGGGGATGAGTTGATGAACGCTGGAATTCAGCTAGATAGTGGATATAATGGTTCCCAAACTGGTGGAATTGAAGAAACGGGTGATTTCGTATCAACCTTATTCACTTTGAAACGACTATAA
- a CDS encoding galactokinase, with the protein MKALEQAFMEKFGEGEEVASFFAPGRVNLIGEHTDYNGGHVFPCALSVGTYAVARKRKDSILRFYSMNFEEQGVIEATIDDLHYVESDDWANYPKGVIEQFRQAGHRVETGYEVAFYGNIPNGAGLSSSASIELATAVMIKELEGLKVTELDMIQLSQKAENEFVGVNCGIMDQFAIGKGKKDHAILLNCDTLDYRHTPVKLKKESLIIANTNKRRGLADSAYNERRTQCEEAVKDLQHRLPIQSLGEVTEEQFQQYESLIQSEDVKRRAKHVITENARTIQAVDYLDNGDIEGFGRLMNESHKSLRDDYEVTGEELDALVEAAWDQGAIGSRMTGAGFGGCTISIVPNEKVEAFIHAVSERYTERTGLVADFYTVEIGDGAKRL; encoded by the coding sequence ATGAAAGCTTTAGAACAAGCCTTTATGGAGAAGTTTGGTGAAGGGGAAGAAGTAGCAAGCTTCTTCGCCCCAGGCCGAGTAAACTTAATTGGAGAACATACCGACTATAACGGAGGACATGTCTTTCCGTGTGCATTGAGTGTTGGGACGTATGCAGTGGCGAGGAAACGTAAGGATTCTATCCTTCGCTTCTATTCGATGAACTTTGAAGAACAAGGGGTAATCGAAGCTACTATAGATGACCTGCACTACGTAGAGAGTGATGATTGGGCGAACTACCCAAAAGGGGTCATTGAACAGTTCCGACAAGCAGGACACCGAGTTGAGACAGGGTATGAGGTTGCCTTCTATGGAAATATTCCAAATGGAGCAGGTCTGTCTTCTTCTGCGTCAATTGAACTTGCTACAGCTGTGATGATTAAAGAGCTAGAGGGATTAAAGGTAACAGAACTCGACATGATTCAACTCTCTCAAAAGGCGGAGAATGAATTCGTTGGGGTGAACTGTGGCATCATGGACCAGTTTGCCATTGGCAAAGGAAAAAAGGACCATGCAATCCTATTAAACTGTGATACATTAGATTACAGACACACGCCTGTAAAGCTGAAAAAAGAATCGTTAATTATTGCAAATACAAATAAGCGTCGAGGGTTAGCAGATTCTGCGTACAACGAACGACGGACTCAATGTGAAGAAGCTGTGAAGGACCTCCAACACCGCTTACCTATTCAGTCTCTAGGTGAAGTAACAGAAGAGCAATTCCAACAATATGAAAGTCTAATTCAGAGTGAAGACGTAAAACGTCGAGCAAAGCATGTCATTACTGAGAATGCACGGACTATTCAAGCAGTGGACTATCTGGATAACGGGGACATCGAAGGATTTGGTCGTCTTATGAACGAATCCCATAAGTCGTTACGAGACGATTATGAAGTAACGGGTGAAGAATTAGATGCCCTTGTTGAAGCAGCTTGGGACCAAGGAGCAATTGGTTCAAGAATGACAGGAGCAGGGTTTGGTGGATGCACCATAAGCATTGTGCCGAATGAGAAAGTAGAGGCATTCATTCATGCAGTCAGTGAACGATACACAGAACGTACAGGTTTGGTTGCAGATTTCTACACAGTAGAGATCGGAGACGGAGCTAAACGATTATAA
- the galE gene encoding UDP-glucose 4-epimerase GalE: protein MSVLVCGGAGYVGSHAVAQLLDKGEEVVVIDNLQKGHRGALMERAKFYEGDLRDRQFVNRVFQENPIHSVIHFAADSLVGESVEKPLVYYDNNVSGAICLLEAMAEHDVKRIVFSSTAATYGEPEQVPIQETDRTEPTNPYGETKLAIEKMLKWAEQAHGIRYVVLRYFNVAGADPQGRIGEDHRPETHLIPIILQVAQGKREKIMIFGDDYPTHDGTCIRDYIHVTDLVDAHLLAIEKLVRDEESGIYNLGNGHGFTVKEVIDAAREVTGEEIVAEVAPRRAGDPAQLVASSEKAMRELGWNPKYADLHTMIETAWDWFQAKPNGYDNE from the coding sequence ATGAGTGTACTTGTATGCGGAGGAGCAGGATATGTGGGGAGTCATGCTGTTGCCCAGCTGCTAGATAAAGGTGAAGAAGTAGTCGTGATTGATAACTTGCAGAAGGGTCACCGTGGCGCTCTGATGGAAAGGGCCAAATTTTACGAAGGGGACCTTCGTGACCGCCAATTTGTAAATCGTGTCTTTCAGGAGAATCCCATTCATTCCGTTATTCACTTTGCAGCAGATTCCTTAGTGGGGGAAAGTGTTGAGAAACCATTAGTGTATTACGACAACAATGTTTCAGGGGCCATTTGCCTACTTGAGGCAATGGCAGAGCATGATGTGAAGCGGATTGTATTCTCTTCTACGGCGGCGACTTATGGAGAACCAGAGCAAGTACCCATTCAAGAGACAGACCGCACAGAACCGACAAATCCTTATGGGGAGACGAAGCTTGCGATTGAGAAAATGCTGAAATGGGCGGAGCAGGCACATGGTATACGTTACGTTGTACTGCGTTACTTTAATGTAGCTGGAGCGGACCCACAAGGACGCATTGGGGAAGACCACCGACCTGAGACGCATCTTATTCCAATTATCCTTCAAGTTGCACAAGGGAAACGCGAGAAGATTATGATCTTCGGAGATGATTATCCAACTCATGATGGGACTTGTATTCGCGATTATATCCACGTTACGGACCTTGTCGATGCACACCTTCTTGCGATTGAGAAATTGGTTCGAGATGAGGAAAGTGGGATATACAATCTGGGTAATGGTCATGGATTTACGGTTAAGGAAGTGATTGATGCTGCTCGTGAAGTAACAGGAGAAGAGATTGTAGCCGAAGTGGCGCCAAGACGTGCTGGAGACCCGGCTCAACTTGTTGCATCCAGTGAGAAAGCGATGAGGGAGCTAGGATGGAATCCGAAATATGCAGATTTGCATACGATGATTGAAACAGCCTGGGATTGGTTCCAAGCCAAACCAAACGGTTATGACAACGAATAG
- the galT gene encoding UDP-glucose--hexose-1-phosphate uridylyltransferase, with the protein MTIYVHIERLLSFSVDKGLLSTWDVRYARNALLKLFHLDGIEPLPTPEEVELDSPVSILHDMLDYAVQHGLIEEDTVTERDLFDAKIMDAVLPYPSSIIRSFYETYEQEGALASTDWFYELSKDSNYIRTERIAKNMHWYSPTAYGDLEITINLSKPEKDPKAIAAAKSNTSSSYPLCLLCKENEGYAGRLDHPARDQHRIIPVELEGTEWYLQYSPYVYYNEHAIILSQQHEPMEISKAGFARLLHFVEQFPHYFVGSNADLPIVGGSILSHDHFQGGHHDFPMAKAPIQEKMQVKGYEDVEVGLVRWPMSVIRLKSRDRSRLTQLAEHILQSWIDYSDETVGVFAHTNGERHNTITPIARMRDGAFEMDLVLRNNRTSEEHPMGIFHPHEEVHHIKKENIGLIEVMGLAVLPGRLVEEMKVLSHHMIQGTLQAEGYDDDRIKKHIPWALDIAEHQSFDENTVMTILQEEIGKTFATVLEHAGVFKQDEQGQAAFRNFVNHL; encoded by the coding sequence GTGACGATTTATGTACACATCGAGCGATTGCTCTCATTTAGTGTAGACAAAGGACTGCTCTCTACTTGGGACGTACGCTATGCTCGTAATGCACTGCTGAAGTTGTTTCATTTAGATGGAATCGAACCACTTCCAACCCCTGAAGAAGTAGAGCTAGATTCGCCTGTCTCCATCTTACACGACATGCTAGATTATGCTGTCCAACATGGGTTGATTGAAGAGGATACCGTAACAGAGCGCGATTTATTCGATGCGAAGATCATGGACGCTGTTCTACCCTATCCAAGTAGTATCATTCGCTCATTCTACGAGACATATGAACAAGAAGGGGCGTTAGCTTCGACAGATTGGTTTTATGAACTGTCTAAGGACTCCAATTACATTCGGACGGAACGCATAGCGAAGAATATGCATTGGTACAGCCCGACTGCATACGGAGACTTGGAAATAACGATTAACTTATCGAAACCAGAGAAAGACCCAAAAGCCATTGCCGCGGCGAAATCGAACACGTCATCGTCCTACCCTCTATGCTTACTATGCAAGGAAAATGAAGGATACGCTGGACGTCTTGATCATCCAGCACGAGACCAACATCGAATCATTCCGGTTGAGCTTGAAGGAACAGAGTGGTACTTGCAGTATTCACCTTATGTCTACTATAACGAGCATGCAATCATCTTGTCTCAACAACATGAACCGATGGAAATATCAAAGGCCGGCTTTGCTCGCTTATTGCATTTTGTTGAGCAGTTTCCGCACTATTTCGTTGGGTCGAATGCTGATTTGCCAATCGTAGGTGGTTCTATTCTGAGTCACGATCACTTCCAAGGTGGACATCATGACTTTCCGATGGCCAAGGCTCCAATTCAAGAGAAAATGCAGGTTAAGGGTTATGAGGATGTAGAGGTAGGACTTGTTCGTTGGCCGATGTCGGTCATTCGTTTGAAATCACGAGACCGCTCACGCCTAACACAATTAGCCGAGCACATTCTGCAGAGTTGGATTGACTATAGCGATGAAACGGTTGGCGTATTTGCTCATACGAACGGAGAACGTCATAATACGATTACTCCTATTGCTAGAATGCGGGATGGCGCTTTCGAAATGGACCTTGTCCTTCGGAACAACCGTACTAGTGAAGAACACCCAATGGGAATCTTCCATCCACACGAAGAAGTTCACCATATAAAGAAAGAAAATATCGGATTAATTGAAGTGATGGGTCTAGCTGTATTACCTGGACGTCTTGTAGAGGAAATGAAAGTGCTTTCTCACCATATGATCCAAGGTACGTTACAAGCTGAAGGATACGATGATGATCGTATTAAGAAGCACATCCCTTGGGCATTGGACATTGCTGAACATCAATCGTTTGATGAGAATACGGTTATGACAATTCTTCAAGAAGAGATAGGGAAGACCTTTGCAACAGTACTTGAGCATGCAGGTGTATTTAAGCAAGATGAACAAGGTCAAGCGGCTTTCCGCAACTTTGTAAACCATCTATAG
- a CDS encoding spore morphogenesis/germination protein YwcE — MDILAVYLILASVTPLFLWKSYPKSALGHIPFIGAMWAYYIIVYTSVSAPPFLSGLLLTMFIISLVYAHVGIYMVLIHDPFVRKRLRSNPDIYENRYH; from the coding sequence ATGGACATTCTTGCAGTTTATCTAATTTTAGCTAGTGTAACACCTTTATTCTTATGGAAGAGTTACCCTAAATCCGCATTAGGACATATTCCGTTTATCGGAGCCATGTGGGCGTACTATATTATTGTGTATACAAGTGTAAGTGCACCGCCGTTTCTATCAGGATTGTTGCTCACGATGTTTATTATTAGCTTGGTATACGCACACGTGGGGATTTATATGGTCCTCATCCATGATCCATTTGTCCGTAAACGGCTTAGAAGTAACCCTGATATTTATGAGAACCGCTATCATTAA
- a CDS encoding LLM class flavin-dependent oxidoreductase encodes MRLGILDQSPIPKGAAPEQALNQTLELAQYAESLGYERYWVAEHHNTNGLAGSSPEILMTRIASATSTIRVGSGGVLLPQYSPLKVAENFKVLEAFFPNRIDLGLGRSPGGSQQTRMALTDGASKTLSAFSRQVKELHGYLYDTLPDDHAYKGVLATPRTSSNPETWILGLSERGAKHAAINGTGFTFGHFISPDKADEAISTYLDRFKPSPGRSEPAINACVFVVCAETQEEAERLAQSQDMWLLQVEKNEDTTVPSVEEVEAHSFTEREIEKIKRNRRRTIVGTPAHVKEQLTLLSERYQTDEFLLITNIYDQEARKTSYRLLAEHLL; translated from the coding sequence ATGAGACTCGGTATACTTGACCAATCTCCCATCCCAAAAGGAGCCGCTCCAGAACAGGCTTTGAACCAAACGTTAGAGCTCGCCCAATATGCAGAATCATTAGGATACGAACGCTATTGGGTAGCTGAACACCACAATACAAACGGACTAGCAGGGTCTTCTCCAGAAATTCTTATGACACGAATTGCATCTGCAACGTCAACCATTCGGGTTGGTTCTGGAGGGGTACTCCTGCCACAGTATAGCCCTCTTAAAGTCGCAGAGAACTTTAAAGTGTTAGAGGCGTTTTTCCCAAATCGTATTGATTTAGGACTGGGGCGTTCCCCTGGAGGGTCCCAGCAAACCCGGATGGCATTAACCGATGGAGCGTCAAAAACGTTAAGTGCATTTTCTCGCCAAGTGAAAGAATTGCATGGTTACTTATATGATACACTGCCTGATGACCACGCGTACAAGGGTGTACTCGCGACGCCTCGCACATCATCGAACCCTGAAACATGGATTCTCGGCTTGTCAGAACGCGGGGCGAAGCATGCAGCCATTAATGGAACAGGCTTTACATTTGGACACTTTATAAGTCCAGATAAGGCCGATGAGGCTATCTCTACCTATTTAGATCGGTTCAAGCCCTCCCCTGGGCGAAGTGAACCAGCCATTAATGCCTGTGTATTTGTTGTTTGCGCTGAAACACAAGAAGAAGCAGAAAGGCTTGCTCAAAGCCAAGATATGTGGCTGCTTCAAGTTGAGAAGAATGAAGATACGACTGTCCCTTCAGTCGAAGAGGTAGAAGCTCATTCATTTACAGAGCGAGAAATTGAAAAGATTAAACGCAATCGTCGTCGAACCATTGTCGGGACACCTGCGCATGTGAAAGAACAGCTCACTTTATTGTCTGAACGCTACCAAACTGATGAGTTCCTCCTGATTACCAATATATATGACCAGGAAGCTCGCAAAACGTCCTATCGATTACTAGCAGAGCATCTTCTATAG
- a CDS encoding spore morphogenesis/germination protein YwcE — MDVLLVYMMLASVTPLFLWIEHRKMALIQLPLLIGMWGFFIVEFAAFQVTGVTYAFLLSVFILNVAYAHVALYLVLFHNQLVRKRMSAVQSVVITKNNQNQSI; from the coding sequence ATGGATGTGTTGTTGGTGTATATGATGTTAGCTAGTGTAACGCCGTTGTTCTTGTGGATTGAACACCGTAAAATGGCCCTTATTCAACTTCCTCTATTGATTGGGATGTGGGGATTCTTCATTGTAGAATTTGCTGCTTTTCAGGTGACAGGTGTGACTTATGCGTTCCTGCTATCCGTATTCATCCTCAACGTAGCATACGCTCATGTCGCTCTCTACCTTGTTCTATTCCATAATCAGCTCGTCCGAAAGCGTATGAGCGCTGTACAGAGCGTCGTCATCACAAAGAACAACCAAAATCAATCGATCTAA
- a CDS encoding peroxiredoxin, translated as MEQNSNQQEERTYLPRIGDVAPQFTAATSQGTVNLSDYSGKWVVLFSHPSDFTPVCTTEFVAFQEIYPELRELNTELLGLSIDSVNSHIAWIRSIEENFNTTIEFPVIADLDKGVAKKYGMIMPNESQVETSRAVFVIDDKQYVRSIIYYPLTTGRNMQEILRLVKALQKTDEKSVSTPANWNPGDKAVVAPPKTQEAAANRANEEGIEYIDWYISKKDV; from the coding sequence ATGGAACAAAATTCAAACCAACAAGAAGAGCGCACCTATCTACCTCGTATTGGTGATGTGGCGCCTCAATTTACAGCAGCAACAAGTCAAGGAACGGTAAATCTTAGCGATTATTCAGGTAAATGGGTCGTTCTATTCTCTCACCCTTCTGATTTCACACCAGTCTGCACAACAGAATTTGTCGCGTTCCAAGAAATCTATCCGGAATTGCGTGAACTAAATACAGAATTGCTTGGACTAAGCATTGATAGCGTAAACTCCCATATTGCTTGGATTCGGAGTATTGAAGAGAACTTTAACACAACCATTGAATTCCCTGTCATTGCGGATCTCGATAAAGGTGTGGCGAAGAAATATGGCATGATTATGCCGAACGAGAGTCAAGTTGAAACTTCACGTGCGGTATTTGTCATTGACGATAAGCAGTACGTTCGTTCTATTATCTATTACCCGCTTACGACTGGTCGTAACATGCAAGAAATTCTTCGTCTCGTGAAAGCTCTTCAGAAAACGGATGAGAAATCTGTTTCTACTCCAGCGAACTGGAACCCTGGTGATAAGGCCGTTGTAGCTCCTCCTAAAACACAAGAGGCTGCTGCAAATCGCGCGAACGAAGAAGGAATTGAGTACATCGACTGGTACATCTCTAAGAAAGACGTTTAA